In Candidatus Leptovillus gracilis, a single window of DNA contains:
- a CDS encoding class I mannose-6-phosphate isomerase, whose product MPESHRLYPLLFTPVLKDYVWGGRGLETKLGRPLPPGIIAESWEIAAHPDGASVVANGRFAGLTLTQLHQQLGLDLIGVHNDWAQQRQKFPLLIKLLDANDALSVQVHPNDDYALAHEGNELGKTEMWVVLQAAPDAAVILGLSRPTTPAEFRAAIESGDLSPYLHRIPVQAGDVVCVPSGSLHAILGGLLIAEIQQNSNTTYRVYDWNRTQNGKARPLHIDRALDVINFQQIQPPLCQPEPLTEPAAVVGVRRWRLCQNRYFVTERVEMDAGATYQGTCDGRSLEIWGLLDGDVAINTVGLTAVRFALLPAALGDFVIQAHVPSTLLRTYVRSPH is encoded by the coding sequence ATGCCAGAATCACACCGCTTGTACCCACTGCTGTTTACCCCGGTTCTGAAGGATTATGTTTGGGGCGGACGCGGCCTGGAAACAAAATTGGGGCGGCCGTTACCCCCCGGTATCATCGCCGAAAGCTGGGAAATCGCCGCTCATCCAGATGGGGCATCGGTGGTGGCTAACGGCCGTTTCGCCGGTCTAACCCTCACCCAACTGCACCAGCAGCTTGGCCTGGACCTTATCGGCGTCCACAACGACTGGGCGCAGCAGCGCCAAAAATTCCCGCTGCTCATCAAACTGCTAGACGCCAACGACGCCCTCTCGGTGCAAGTTCATCCCAACGACGACTATGCCCTGGCCCACGAAGGCAATGAATTGGGCAAAACGGAGATGTGGGTGGTGCTGCAAGCGGCCCCAGACGCGGCCGTCATTCTGGGTCTCAGCCGCCCAACCACGCCGGCCGAATTTCGCGCCGCCATCGAGTCTGGCGACCTGTCGCCTTACCTGCACCGCATCCCCGTGCAGGCTGGCGACGTGGTCTGCGTGCCCAGCGGCTCGCTTCACGCCATTCTCGGCGGCCTGCTCATCGCCGAAATCCAGCAAAACTCCAATACGACTTACCGGGTGTATGATTGGAACCGGACGCAAAATGGCAAGGCACGGCCGTTGCACATAGACCGCGCCCTGGACGTGATCAACTTCCAACAAATCCAACCCCCCCTCTGCCAGCCAGAGCCGTTGACCGAACCGGCAGCGGTAGTCGGCGTGCGCCGCTGGCGCTTGTGCCAAAACCGCTATTTTGTCACCGAACGGGTGGAGATGGACGCCGGAGCGACCTACCAGGGAACCTGCGATGGCCGCAGCCTGGAGATTTGGGGGCTGCTTGATGGGGATGTAGCCATCAATACGGTGGGGTTAACGGCCGTGCGCTTCGCCCTGCTGCCCGCTGCTCTGGGCGATTTTGTCATTCAGGCCCACGTGCCATCCACCCTGCTGCGCACCTACGTCCGCTCCCCCCACTGA
- a CDS encoding DUF58 domain-containing protein, with translation MSLVNQLKQRRTAVFGLALLALIGGLATGRDILFDLAYMLGLLLILSFFWAWVNLNWVYLSRATRVRRTQVGRPLEERFTIRNTSILPKLWLEIRDFSDVPGHRTSQVVSNLGPRGSYTWRTITVCRERGRYQLGPIRLRTSDPFGLFPMQRDLAATSNVVIYPLTFDIYQFTLPIGLLPGGDALRRRTQYITTNASGVRDYAPGDSFGRIHWRSTARRDRLIVKEFELDPMADIWIVPDMAVFGHIAPRQQPPPVEERPPDLLDWLSLEDFALPDATEEYTVTVAASLAQHFLRNNRAVGMLAYGQSNEVVQPDRGERQINRILETLSVLRAQGRVPLADMLHAESYLFPRGTTLIVVTPTAQEAWATSARQLSRRGLRLVTVLIDPESFGGRRSGATLAALLQSSGMMAYLVRRGDNLTAVLSQGFSRANRFTV, from the coding sequence TTGTCTCTGGTGAATCAGTTGAAGCAGCGGCGCACGGCCGTATTTGGGTTGGCGCTGCTGGCCTTGATTGGCGGGCTGGCCACCGGCCGCGACATTCTGTTCGACCTGGCCTACATGCTGGGCCTGCTGTTGATCCTCTCTTTTTTCTGGGCGTGGGTGAACCTGAATTGGGTCTATCTGTCGCGGGCTACCAGAGTGCGGCGTACCCAGGTGGGACGGCCGTTAGAAGAGCGCTTCACCATTCGCAATACCAGCATTTTGCCCAAATTGTGGCTGGAAATCCGCGACTTTTCCGATGTGCCGGGCCACCGAACCAGCCAGGTGGTTAGCAATCTGGGGCCAAGAGGCTCGTATACCTGGCGCACCATCACTGTATGCCGGGAACGCGGCCGTTACCAGTTAGGCCCCATCCGTTTGCGCACCAGCGATCCCTTTGGCCTGTTCCCCATGCAGCGCGACCTGGCGGCCACGTCCAACGTCGTCATCTATCCGCTGACTTTCGACATCTATCAGTTTACGCTGCCGATCGGCCTGCTGCCCGGTGGCGACGCCCTGCGCCGCCGCACACAATATATCACCACCAACGCCTCTGGCGTGCGCGATTATGCGCCCGGCGACAGTTTTGGCCGTATTCATTGGCGCAGCACTGCCCGCCGCGACCGCCTCATCGTCAAAGAGTTTGAATTAGACCCCATGGCCGACATCTGGATTGTGCCGGACATGGCCGTCTTCGGCCACATCGCGCCGCGCCAGCAGCCGCCTCCTGTCGAAGAACGGCCGCCCGACCTGTTGGATTGGTTGAGCCTGGAGGATTTTGCGCTGCCAGACGCCACCGAGGAATATACGGTTACGGTGGCGGCCTCGTTGGCGCAGCATTTCTTACGCAATAACCGGGCCGTGGGGATGTTGGCGTATGGACAGTCTAATGAAGTGGTGCAGCCCGACCGGGGCGAGCGGCAAATTAACCGCATTCTGGAAACGCTGTCGGTGCTGCGGGCGCAGGGGCGCGTGCCGCTGGCCGATATGCTGCACGCCGAATCTTACCTGTTCCCGCGGGGCACGACGTTGATTGTGGTGACGCCAACGGCGCAAGAAGCGTGGGCCACGTCTGCCCGGCAGTTGTCACGGCGCGGGCTGCGGCTGGTGACGGTGTTGATTGATCCGGAATCGTTTGGCGGCCGTCGTTCTGGAGCCACGCTGGCGGCGCTGCTGCAAAGCAGCGGCATGATGGCTTACCTGGTGCGGCGTGGGGACAATTTAACGGCCGTTCTCAGCCAGGGGTTTAGTCGGGCAAATCGGTTTACGGTGTGA
- a CDS encoding MoxR family ATPase, with protein MADVQEIANRIVENVEHVIIGKRTAVQLTVMGLLCQGHILIEDVPGVGKTMLAKSLARSVGCKFQRIQFTPDMLPSDVIGVSVFNQKTREFEFRPGPIHAQIVLVDEINRATPKTQSALLESMEERQVTVDGHTYPLGSPFMVLATQNPIEYEGTFPLPEAQLDRFMLRIRLGYASKSEEMDMLQQQQRQHPLESLEQVVSVEELTAVQTAIKEVYIDDLVKEYIVDLVRSTRDHPEVYLGASSRGALAIYRLGQARAAMFGRDYVLPDDVKALAGAALNHRIIVGPAARIKDIEPDAIVQDILDSTPVPGAKARA; from the coding sequence ATGGCTGATGTTCAGGAAATTGCCAATCGCATTGTAGAAAATGTGGAGCATGTGATTATTGGTAAGCGCACGGCCGTACAGTTGACGGTGATGGGTCTGCTGTGCCAGGGCCACATTCTCATCGAGGACGTGCCCGGCGTTGGCAAAACGATGCTGGCTAAATCGCTGGCCCGTTCTGTGGGGTGTAAATTCCAACGCATCCAATTTACCCCCGATATGCTGCCGAGCGACGTCATCGGTGTTTCCGTTTTTAACCAAAAAACGCGCGAATTTGAGTTCCGCCCTGGTCCCATCCACGCCCAAATTGTGCTGGTGGATGAGATCAACCGGGCCACACCCAAAACCCAATCGGCGCTGTTGGAGTCTATGGAAGAACGCCAGGTAACGGTGGACGGCCACACCTACCCGTTGGGCAGCCCGTTTATGGTGTTGGCGACACAAAACCCGATTGAATATGAGGGCACGTTCCCGCTGCCAGAGGCGCAGCTAGACCGTTTTATGCTGCGCATTCGCCTGGGTTACGCCAGCAAAAGCGAAGAAATGGATATGTTGCAGCAGCAGCAGCGCCAACATCCCCTGGAAAGCCTGGAGCAGGTGGTTTCGGTGGAGGAGTTAACGGCCGTGCAAACCGCCATCAAAGAAGTGTATATTGACGATCTGGTCAAAGAGTACATCGTGGACCTGGTACGCAGCACGCGCGACCACCCGGAAGTGTACCTGGGGGCCAGCTCCAGAGGCGCTCTGGCAATATATCGCCTGGGGCAGGCGCGAGCGGCCATGTTTGGTCGGGATTATGTGCTGCCCGACGACGTGAAGGCGTTGGCCGGCGCGGCGCTTAATCACCGCATCATTGTTGGTCCGGCGGCGCGCATCAAAGACATTGAGCCAGACGCGATTGTGCAAGACATTTTGGACAGTACGCCGGTCCCTGGCGCAAAGGCGAGGGCTTAA
- the pulA gene encoding pullulanase-type alpha-1,6-glucosidase produces MNRKVKASWRLIMSGLLVLLLLSGMFWLLRAPVQAAEEVSLPEQTTAVTDEVRAPAATNWCVAGDFQGWNNNSTPIYDDGSNGDLIAGDGVYSLDVILPTAGRQEFKAVECGVWANAFPSDNAWLVTANDSQTVKLTFDTNNYSANAGAVFLPQQNIVNVWGDTLPTSFTAVGPWQGWNNTAVTTTLSDIGSGIYRLAYEFANAGSYEAKIVQTGSWDNQFGTDGRNKNAPTIPFSTTGANQTVIFLLDVVAGRVSITPNGSSAGAWCAAGDFQGWNNASTPLYDDGSNGDLLGGDGVFSRDVVVDANGRYEFKAVECGNWDVGFPSNNAWLFTTVPSQTVKITFDTNNHSGDAGLPFRPTQNIVNAWDDMPASFTMVGPWQGWANDNPATAMTALGNGAHILTYTFDAGNYEAKASTTGDWGNQVGSDGRNINAPTIPFTVNTNGDVVSFLLDGRTGRLAAFIPAPLLPPIDPALIRAPISHTVQDEVFYFALTDRYKDGDPTNNTGGIPGGPTDHGYDPTDISYYHGGDLSGLAAAPTLDYIEGLGVSAIWITPVFENNPTQPDSTATNGIGAAYHGYWILDYETADPHLGTDQELVAFINAAHARGIKVYFDFVANHTGDLINYVGGASAYRYKEDYPYRDANGVAFDDRDYIFGLFPALDPAVSFPYVPQIAPANANRKAPAWLNNPIYYHNRGDSTFAGESSTYGDFFGLDDLFTEQPFVVAGFTDILTSTIATYDVDGYRMDTVKHVNIEFWQQVIPAVMVYATNNGKPDFFIFGEVFDGSAANMSQFTTQGAMPSVLDFGLHGAARNFAVNGGATDNLRNLYANDDYFTDADSNAYQLGTFVSNHDGGIERLGHWLRQDQGGASDAELVARMELGHALLFFGRGFPVLYYGDEQGFVGGGSDKLAREDMFASQVAAYNGDLIGTDDTVADDNFDATHPLYQSYADLAAVRDAHLALRRGAQIHRYSQDSAGIYAFSRIERGEKVEYVVALNNATIAQAADVPVYTADMGFTAVYPPTATVITSTQDALLNVSVPALSAVVYRANAPLPTRSPADAPDVTFTTPAPDSTVNGRVEVGVNLSAPVFAEVNFSVKIGAGPYEYIGTDNNAPYRIFYDVSGIPVGTPLIFQAIVNDLNGGYKNNIVNVVVGQQSVPGQEDYAIIHYYRPAGDYGDFTSSNWEDFWGLHLWGDAIDPSEVTEWTSPKPFAGFDDFGAFVAIKLQDINQPINFIIHRGNDKDTPADRSFEPSETPEIWLIQGDTTNYPSRAEAMGETLVHYNRPDGIYTDWGLHLWQDGAPPLTNWPDRELPSSYDDFGAVYSITTNIYPTLEVTRGLNFIVHNGAGVQEPQRTYTPTVNYEIWVNSGEDDWYGQQGAATDTATIHYHRCLGDFGDYSSSNFNDFWGLHLWTGALTPTQWTEPLKPIGQDAFGVVFEVALQPDAASLNYILHRGDEKDTPADQSLNLVTKGYEIWIVNGDVVDENGIRRQITSEPIAFSIANQVCAGATIGNIDQQMAHWLTDNTIGWSPLVAADQVFLHAAPTGGLILDENGISGGAVYTLTQNGVIAGDIAAKFPHLAGIPAWELDAADATNAPELLKGQIAVSAFAGGDLVDATGLQIPGVLDDLYADAAYGEQLGPVWIGGTPALKLWAPTAKSVTLHIFDDANPATTSITQTMVLNPDSGIWSLVGPPNWKNKYYLYEVEVYVHSTGEVEHNIVTDPYSYGLAMNSTRSQLVNLADSALKPVGWDALVKPPLVNPEDISVYEVHVRDFSVSDPLVLPQDRGTFKAFTYMNSYGMLHLRSLADAGLTHLHLLPVFDIATINEDKSTWQQPDFTGADMGPASPDQQAAVTAVADTDAFNWGYDPFHYTVPEGSYSTVPTGTMRIFEFRQMVQSLNQNDLRVVMDVVYNHTNASGQSSNSVLDKVVPGYYHRLNGVGSVETSTCCQNTATEHDMMEKLMVDSIVTWAKYYKVDAFRFDLMGHHMKDDMLAVRAALDALTLENDGVDGSAIYVYGEGWNFGEVANNARGVNATQLNMAGTGIGTFSDRLRDAVRGPSPFASGLDLQNQGFANGLYYDPNSHPQGDALARLLLLSDQIRIGLAGNLADYEFTDRNGNLVTGAQVDYNGQPTGYTADPQEHIVYISKHDNQTLYDINAYALPLGTSMADRVRVQQMGLSIVSLSQGVPFFHAGSDLLRSKSLDRDSYNSGDWFNKLDFTYASSNWGVGLPVAGVNSANWFVMEPLLSNPALKPNNAAISQSAALYQEWLAIRSSSPLFRLTTAADVQARLTFENVGPNQIPGLIVMNLADLGAGITDLDPSHDWIVVLFNANDVTQTISSTAWLNQELTLHPVQANSVDEVVKQTTFDSATGTFVVPGRTTAVFVIEQTYTYFFPVIAKQGNLSAAAEPMDVAAAPTAVTPWVAVLVMPAMLVGMLPMRRRSV; encoded by the coding sequence ATGAACAGGAAGGTTAAAGCAAGCTGGCGGCTTATCATGAGCGGCCTGTTGGTTTTGCTGTTATTGAGCGGCATGTTTTGGCTGCTGCGCGCCCCGGTTCAGGCGGCCGAAGAGGTAAGTTTGCCAGAACAGACAACGGCCGTCACCGACGAGGTGCGCGCTCCAGCCGCCACCAACTGGTGTGTCGCCGGTGATTTTCAGGGCTGGAACAACAACAGCACCCCCATCTACGACGACGGTTCCAACGGCGATCTGATTGCCGGTGACGGCGTTTATTCGTTGGATGTCATCCTCCCCACCGCCGGCCGCCAAGAGTTTAAGGCCGTTGAATGTGGCGTTTGGGCCAATGCGTTCCCCAGCGATAACGCCTGGTTGGTCACAGCAAACGACAGCCAGACGGTCAAACTCACCTTCGACACCAACAATTACAGCGCCAACGCTGGCGCGGTTTTCCTGCCGCAGCAAAACATTGTCAACGTCTGGGGTGATACGCTGCCGACCAGTTTTACAGCGGTTGGTCCCTGGCAGGGCTGGAACAATACGGCCGTTACCACCACCCTGAGCGACATCGGCAGCGGCATCTACCGGCTGGCTTACGAATTTGCCAACGCCGGTTCTTATGAAGCCAAAATCGTGCAGACCGGCAGTTGGGACAATCAATTTGGGACCGACGGCCGTAACAAGAATGCGCCCACCATCCCCTTTAGCACCACCGGAGCCAACCAAACAGTCATCTTCTTACTCGATGTGGTCGCCGGGCGCGTATCCATCACCCCCAACGGCAGCAGCGCCGGCGCCTGGTGCGCCGCCGGTGATTTCCAGGGCTGGAACAACGCCAGCACACCCCTGTATGACGATGGCAGCAATGGCGACCTGTTGGGTGGCGATGGCGTCTTCTCCCGCGACGTGGTTGTTGATGCGAACGGCCGTTATGAATTTAAGGCGGTGGAGTGTGGCAACTGGGACGTCGGTTTCCCCAGCAACAACGCCTGGCTGTTCACCACAGTGCCCAGCCAGACCGTCAAGATAACCTTCGACACCAACAATCACAGCGGCGATGCTGGCCTGCCCTTCCGTCCTACGCAAAACATCGTCAATGCCTGGGACGATATGCCCGCCAGTTTCACCATGGTCGGTCCCTGGCAGGGTTGGGCCAATGACAACCCGGCCACCGCCATGACTGCTTTAGGCAATGGCGCCCACATCCTGACCTACACTTTCGACGCCGGTAATTACGAAGCCAAAGCCAGCACAACCGGCGATTGGGGCAATCAGGTTGGCAGCGACGGCCGTAACATAAACGCCCCCACCATCCCCTTCACCGTCAACACCAATGGCGATGTGGTTTCCTTCTTGCTCGATGGACGCACCGGCCGACTGGCTGCCTTCATCCCCGCGCCGCTGCTGCCCCCCATAGACCCGGCGCTCATTCGCGCCCCCATCTCCCATACGGTCCAAGACGAAGTGTTCTACTTCGCCCTGACCGACCGCTATAAAGATGGCGACCCCACCAACAACACCGGCGGCATCCCCGGCGGTCCCACCGACCATGGTTACGACCCCACCGACATCAGCTATTACCACGGCGGCGATTTGTCTGGCCTGGCCGCCGCTCCTACGCTGGATTACATCGAAGGTCTGGGCGTCTCGGCCATCTGGATTACCCCCGTCTTCGAGAACAACCCCACCCAGCCAGACAGCACGGCTACCAACGGCATCGGCGCGGCCTACCATGGCTATTGGATTCTTGATTACGAAACGGCCGATCCCCACCTGGGCACAGACCAGGAATTGGTCGCCTTTATCAACGCCGCCCACGCGCGCGGCATCAAAGTCTACTTTGATTTTGTCGCCAACCACACCGGCGACCTGATCAACTACGTCGGCGGCGCGTCGGCCTACCGCTACAAGGAAGATTATCCCTACCGCGACGCCAACGGCGTGGCTTTTGACGACCGCGACTACATCTTCGGTCTTTTCCCGGCGCTGGACCCGGCCGTCAGTTTCCCCTACGTACCGCAGATAGCCCCGGCCAACGCCAACCGCAAAGCGCCGGCCTGGCTAAACAACCCCATCTACTACCACAATCGTGGCGATTCCACCTTCGCCGGGGAAAGCTCCACCTATGGCGACTTCTTCGGCCTGGACGACCTGTTCACCGAACAACCCTTTGTGGTCGCCGGATTCACCGACATCCTCACCAGCACCATCGCCACCTACGACGTAGATGGCTACCGCATGGATACCGTCAAACACGTCAACATCGAATTCTGGCAGCAGGTGATCCCGGCGGTGATGGTTTACGCCACCAACAATGGCAAGCCAGACTTCTTCATCTTTGGTGAAGTGTTTGATGGCAGCGCAGCCAATATGAGCCAGTTCACCACCCAGGGCGCGATGCCGTCGGTGTTGGATTTTGGCCTGCACGGCGCAGCCCGCAACTTCGCAGTGAACGGCGGGGCCACCGACAACCTGCGCAACCTCTACGCCAACGACGACTATTTCACCGATGCCGACAGCAATGCCTATCAGTTGGGCACGTTTGTCAGCAACCATGATGGCGGCATTGAGCGGCTGGGGCATTGGCTGCGCCAGGACCAGGGCGGCGCGTCTGACGCCGAGCTGGTGGCCCGCATGGAACTGGGACACGCCCTGCTTTTCTTTGGGCGCGGTTTCCCGGTGCTTTATTACGGCGATGAGCAAGGTTTTGTCGGCGGCGGCAGCGACAAACTGGCCCGCGAAGATATGTTCGCCAGCCAGGTTGCCGCCTACAATGGCGACCTCATCGGCACAGATGATACCGTCGCCGATGACAACTTTGACGCGACGCATCCGCTGTATCAATCGTATGCTGACCTTGCGGCCGTGCGCGACGCCCATCTGGCGCTGCGGCGTGGGGCGCAAATCCACCGCTACAGTCAGGACAGCGCCGGTATCTACGCTTTCTCGCGCATTGAACGAGGCGAGAAGGTGGAATATGTTGTGGCATTAAACAATGCCACCATCGCCCAGGCGGCGGATGTGCCGGTATATACGGCCGACATGGGCTTTACGGCCGTTTACCCCCCCACCGCCACCGTCATCACCTCCACCCAGGATGCGCTGCTGAACGTCTCCGTCCCGGCCCTGAGCGCGGTGGTCTACCGGGCCAACGCCCCACTGCCCACGCGCAGCCCGGCCGACGCGCCCGATGTCACCTTCACGACGCCAGCGCCCGACAGCACGGTGAACGGCCGTGTCGAAGTTGGCGTAAATCTCAGCGCCCCCGTCTTCGCCGAAGTCAACTTCTCGGTGAAAATTGGCGCTGGTCCCTACGAATACATCGGCACAGACAACAACGCCCCTTACCGCATCTTCTACGATGTCAGCGGCATCCCCGTGGGCACACCCCTCATCTTCCAGGCCATCGTCAACGACCTGAACGGCGGTTACAAGAACAACATCGTCAACGTCGTCGTCGGCCAGCAGTCGGTTCCCGGCCAGGAGGATTACGCCATCATCCACTACTATCGGCCGGCCGGTGATTATGGCGACTTCACCAGCAGCAACTGGGAAGATTTTTGGGGCTTGCACCTGTGGGGCGATGCCATAGACCCCAGCGAAGTCACCGAATGGACCTCACCCAAGCCGTTTGCCGGGTTCGACGACTTTGGCGCGTTTGTCGCCATCAAGCTGCAAGACATCAACCAACCGATCAACTTCATCATCCATCGCGGTAACGACAAAGACACCCCGGCCGACCGCAGCTTTGAGCCATCGGAAACGCCGGAAATCTGGCTGATCCAGGGCGATACCACCAACTACCCCTCCCGCGCCGAAGCGATGGGCGAGACATTGGTCCACTACAACCGCCCTGATGGAATCTATACCGATTGGGGTCTGCACCTGTGGCAAGACGGCGCCCCGCCCCTGACCAACTGGCCGGACCGCGAACTGCCGAGCAGCTATGACGACTTTGGCGCGGTGTACAGCATCACCACCAACATCTATCCCACTCTGGAAGTCACCCGTGGGCTGAACTTCATCGTCCACAATGGCGCGGGCGTGCAAGAACCGCAGCGCACCTACACCCCCACCGTCAACTACGAAATCTGGGTCAACTCTGGCGAGGATGATTGGTACGGCCAACAAGGCGCAGCCACCGATACGGCCACCATCCACTACCACCGCTGCCTGGGCGACTTTGGCGATTACAGCAGCAGCAATTTCAACGATTTCTGGGGCCTGCACCTGTGGACCGGCGCGCTGACGCCCACCCAGTGGACCGAACCCCTCAAACCCATCGGCCAGGATGCTTTTGGCGTGGTCTTTGAGGTTGCGCTGCAACCGGACGCCGCCTCCCTCAACTACATTCTCCATCGCGGCGACGAAAAAGACACCCCGGCCGACCAATCGTTGAATCTGGTCACCAAAGGGTACGAAATCTGGATCGTCAACGGTGATGTGGTGGATGAAAACGGCATTCGCCGCCAGATTACGTCTGAACCCATCGCCTTCTCCATCGCCAACCAGGTGTGCGCCGGAGCGACCATCGGCAACATTGACCAGCAAATGGCCCACTGGCTGACAGACAATACCATCGGCTGGAGTCCTCTGGTGGCTGCCGATCAGGTCTTCTTGCACGCCGCGCCTACCGGCGGCCTGATCCTGGACGAAAACGGTATCAGCGGTGGCGCGGTCTACACCCTGACGCAAAACGGCGTCATCGCCGGGGACATCGCCGCCAAATTCCCGCATCTGGCCGGAATCCCGGCCTGGGAGCTAGACGCGGCCGATGCGACCAACGCGCCGGAACTGCTGAAGGGGCAAATCGCCGTCTCCGCCTTTGCCGGTGGGGATTTGGTAGACGCCACCGGCTTGCAAATCCCCGGCGTGCTGGATGATTTGTACGCCGATGCCGCCTATGGCGAACAGCTTGGCCCAGTCTGGATCGGCGGCACGCCCGCCCTGAAGTTGTGGGCGCCGACGGCCAAATCGGTTACGCTGCACATCTTTGACGACGCCAATCCGGCGACGACCAGCATCACCCAGACGATGGTGTTGAACCCCGACAGCGGCATCTGGAGTCTTGTGGGGCCGCCTAACTGGAAGAACAAGTATTACCTCTACGAAGTGGAGGTGTACGTCCACAGCACCGGGGAGGTCGAACACAATATTGTCACCGACCCGTATTCGTATGGTCTGGCGATGAACAGCACGCGCAGCCAATTGGTGAATCTGGCCGATTCGGCGCTGAAGCCGGTGGGCTGGGATGCGCTGGTGAAGCCACCGCTGGTAAACCCGGAAGACATCTCGGTTTACGAAGTCCATGTGCGTGATTTCAGCGTCAGCGACCCGTTGGTGCTGCCGCAGGACCGGGGGACGTTTAAGGCGTTCACCTATATGAACAGCTATGGGATGCTGCACCTGCGCAGCCTGGCAGATGCGGGTCTGACCCATCTGCACCTGCTGCCGGTGTTCGACATCGCCACCATCAACGAGGACAAATCTACCTGGCAGCAGCCAGACTTCACCGGCGCAGACATGGGGCCGGCTTCACCCGACCAACAAGCCGCGGTAACGGCCGTTGCCGATACCGACGCCTTCAACTGGGGCTACGATCCCTTCCACTATACTGTGCCCGAAGGCAGCTACAGCACCGTGCCCACCGGAACCATGCGCATCTTCGAGTTCCGCCAAATGGTGCAGTCGCTCAATCAAAACGACCTGCGCGTGGTGATGGATGTGGTCTACAACCACACCAACGCCTCCGGCCAGAGCAGCAATTCCGTCTTGGACAAGGTTGTGCCCGGCTATTACCATCGTCTCAACGGCGTGGGCAGTGTGGAAACCAGCACCTGCTGCCAAAACACGGCCACCGAACATGACATGATGGAAAAACTAATGGTTGACTCGATTGTGACCTGGGCCAAGTATTACAAGGTAGACGCCTTCCGCTTCGACCTGATGGGCCACCACATGAAAGACGACATGCTGGCTGTGCGCGCCGCCCTGGACGCCCTGACGCTGGAAAATGACGGCGTGGATGGCAGCGCCATCTACGTCTACGGCGAAGGCTGGAACTTTGGCGAAGTGGCAAACAACGCCCGCGGCGTAAACGCGACGCAGCTTAATATGGCCGGAACGGGCATCGGCACATTCAGCGACCGTCTGCGCGACGCGGTGCGTGGTCCCAGCCCGTTTGCCAGCGGCCTGGACCTGCAAAACCAGGGCTTTGCCAACGGCCTGTACTATGACCCCAACAGCCATCCGCAGGGAGACGCCCTGGCGCGGCTGCTGCTGCTGTCTGACCAGATTCGCATCGGGCTGGCGGGCAACCTGGCCGATTACGAGTTTACAGACCGCAATGGCAACCTGGTGACAGGCGCGCAAGTGGACTACAACGGTCAGCCAACCGGCTACACGGCCGATCCGCAGGAACACATCGTCTATATCTCCAAACACGACAACCAGACGTTGTACGACATCAACGCCTACGCCCTGCCGCTGGGCACGAGCATGGCTGACCGGGTGCGCGTGCAGCAAATGGGGCTGAGCATCGTTTCGTTGAGCCAGGGCGTGCCCTTCTTCCATGCTGGCAGCGACCTGCTGCGCTCTAAATCTTTGGATCGCGACAGCTACAATTCCGGTGATTGGTTCAACAAGTTGGACTTCACTTACGCCAGCAGCAACTGGGGTGTGGGTCTGCCGGTAGCCGGGGTCAATTCGGCCAACTGGTTTGTGATGGAACCGCTGTTGAGCAACCCGGCGCTCAAGCCGAACAACGCGGCTATCTCCCAATCGGCTGCGCTGTACCAGGAATGGCTGGCGATTCGCAGCAGTTCGCCGCTGTTCCGGCTGACAACCGCCGCCGACGTGCAGGCGCGTCTGACCTTTGAAAATGTCGGCCCCAACCAGATTCCAGGCCTCATTGTCATGAATCTGGCCGACCTGGGCGCGGGCATAACCGACCTGGACCCCAGCCATGACTGGATTGTGGTCTTGTTCAACGCCAACGACGTGACGCAAACCATCAGCAGCACCGCCTGGCTGAACCAGGAGTTAACATTGCACCCGGTGCAGGCCAACTCGGTGGACGAGGTGGTGAAGCAGACCACCTTCGACAGTGCGACGGGCACGTTTGTGGTGCCGGGGCGGACAACGGCCGTGTTTGTCATCGAACAAACCTACACCTATTTCTTCCCGGTCATTGCCAAACAAGGAAACCTGAGCGCCGCGGCTGAACCAATGGATGTGGCGGCTGCGCCAACGGCCGTTACCCCCTGGGTGGCCGTGCTGGTGATGCCCGCCATGCTGGTGGGCATGCTGCCTATGCGTCGTCGAAGCGTCTAA
- a CDS encoding 30S ribosomal protein S20 has translation MANKESAKKRMRQVDKRTARNRTYKASARTYIKKVRRLIDEGKLEEAEAAAQNAYSTLDKAARKNIIHPGNASRRKGRIMAALAAARTKEA, from the coding sequence ATGGCTAATAAAGAATCAGCCAAAAAACGTATGCGGCAAGTTGACAAGCGAACGGCGCGTAACCGGACGTACAAGGCATCGGCCCGAACCTACATCAAGAAAGTCCGTCGCTTGATTGATGAAGGCAAATTAGAAGAAGCCGAAGCAGCCGCTCAGAACGCCTACAGCACCTTAGACAAAGCAGCCCGGAAGAATATCATTCATCCTGGTAATGCCTCCCGTCGCAAAGGCCGCATTATGGCCGCTCTGGCAGCAGCACGTACAAAAGAAGCGTAA